One part of the Pristiophorus japonicus isolate sPriJap1 chromosome 21, sPriJap1.hap1, whole genome shotgun sequence genome encodes these proteins:
- the klhl11 gene encoding kelch-like protein 11, with product MAAAQEQADGEAEEFESRSHCLELSRRQNEQRKRGLFCDLTLVVGGREFRAHRSVLAAATDYFEPLLGGNFEESRSERVEMRKWSTEPGPEPDTVEAVIQYMYIGTIRVCTGTVHEVLELADRFLLLQLKEFCGEFLKKKLNLTNCVAVHSLAHMYSLDQLALKAADMIRRDFSKVVQDDEFYTLPFHLVRDWLSDSEITVDSEEVLFEAVVKWVQRNPEEREKHFEELFQLLRLPQMKPTYLTRIIKSERLVADNAGCLRLVSEAVEGHALRSENLQPANLDHWASHVVSFQPRFGQNMDIIMVVGGVSEGGDYLSECVGYFVDEDRWVNLPHIHNHLDGHAMAITESHVYVAGSMEPGFAKTVERYSPNRNSWEQVNNLITRKHSFGLSAVKQNLYSIGGHGNFSPGFKDVDVYEPEQDRWHHLESAPKILRDVKAISVEDRFVYVTARTPVDTDNEDGLETVNAKYDTDTRQWQDVESLPLLDNYCAFQMAIATTNFYHTASCCPKCYPVTDGEAKQKISSMTADEILESLPPEVLSIEGAAICYFRDDVFIIGGWKNSDDMDKQYRKEAYRYCSERKRWMLLPPMPQPRCRATACHVRIPYRYLYGAQRYPMPQNLARQRERLQQMQQLHRRSLSLRRQLQPQVEC from the exons ATGGCGGCGGCCCAGGAGCAGGCGGACGGCGAGGCCGAGGAGTTCGAGTCGAGGAGCCACTGCCTGGAGCTGTCCCGTCGTCAGAACGAGCAGAGGAAGCGGGGCCTGTTCTGCGACCTGACGCTGGTGGTGGGCGGCCGCGAGTTCCGGGCCCACCGCTCGGTGCTGGCCGCCGCCACCGACTACTTCGAGCCGCTGCTGGGCGGCAACTTCGAGGAGTCGCGCTCGGAGCGGGTGGAGATGCGCAAGTGGAGCACGGAGCCCGGGCCCGAGCCCGACACGGTGGAAGCCGTCATTCAGTACATGTACATCGGCACCATCCGCGTCTGCACCGGCACCGTGCATGAGGTGCTCGAGCTGGCCGACAG atTCCTCTTGCTCCAGCTGAAGGAATTCTGTGGGGAGTTTCTGAAGAAAAAGCTGAACCTCACCAACTGCGTGGCAGTTCACAGTTTGGCCCACATGTACTCGCTGGACCAGCTGGCATTGAAAGCAGCAGACATGATCCGCAGGGATTTCTCCAAGGTGGTCCAGGACGATGAGTTCTACACTCTACCTTTCCACCTGGTCAGGGACTGGCTGTCAGACTCTGAAATCACAGTGGACTCTGAGGAAGTTCTGTTTGAGGCTGTGGTGAAGTGGGTGCAGCGGAACCCAGAGGAGAGGGAGAAGCACTTTGAGGAGCTGTTCCAGCTCCTGCGGCTGCCTCAGATGAAGCCCACGTACCTAACCCGGATCATCAAATCCGAGCGACTCGTGGCCGATAACGCCGGCTGCCTCAGGCTCGTTTCAGAAGCGGTGGAGGGTCACGCGCTGAGGTCGGAGAATCTTCAGCCCGCCAACCTGGATCACTGGGCATCCCACGTCGTATCGTTCCAGCCTCGCTTCGGGCAGAACATGGACATCATCATGGTGGTGGGTGGTGTGTCGGAGGGTGGGGATTATCTGAGCGAGTGCGTGGGGTACTTCGTTGACGAAGATCGATGGGTGAATCTTCCCCACATTCACAACCACCTAGATGGCCATGCTATGGCCATCACAGAATCCCACGTGTACGTGGCTGGCTCCATGGAGCCTGGGTTTGCAAAGACGGTGGAGAGGTACAGTCCAAACAGAAACAGCTGGGAGCAGGTCAACAACCTGATCACAAGGAAGCATTCCTTCGGCCTCTCAGCAGTGAAGCAGAACCTGTACAGTATTGGGGGGCACGGGAATTTCAGCCCGGGCTTCAAAGACGTTGACGTTTACGAACCCGAACAGGACAGGTGGCACCACCTGGAGTCGGCCCCCAAAATATTACGGGACGTCAAAGCCATCAGCGTGGAAGATCGTTTTGTGTACGTCACCGCCCGCACTCCTGTGGACACCGATAACGAGGACGGGCTGGAGACTGTGAATGCAAAGTACGACACTGACACGAGGCAGTGGCAGGACGTGGAGTCTCTGCCACTACTCGATAACTACTGCGCCTTCCAGATGGCCATCGCCACCACAAACTTTTACCACACGGCCTCCTGCTGCCCCAAGTGTTACCCGGTGACGGACGGCGAGGCCAAGCAGAAAATCTCCAGTATGACGGCCGACGAAATCCTGGAGAGCCTGCCGCCTGAAGTGCTGAGCATCGAGGGGGCGGCCATCTGCTACTTCCGCGATGATGTCTTCATCATCGGCGGCTGGAAGAACAGCGACGACATGGACAAGCAATACCGGAAGGAGGCGTACCGCTACTGCTCGGAGAGGAAGCGCTGGATGCTGCTGCCTCCCATGCCCCAGCCGCGGTGCAGGGCAACCGCCTGCCATGTGAGGATACCTTACCGCTACCTGTACGGAGCACAGAGGTATCCCATGCCGCAGAACCTAGCCAGGCAGCGGGAGCGGCTGCAACAAATGCAGCAGCTGCATCGGCGCTCACTGAGCCTCCGGCGGCAGCTGCAACCTCAAGTTGAATGCTAA